The nucleotide window GCTCTTCGACTTCAATAAAATTCGGCAACTCCTCGCCGGAGATTTTCGGATGAAGATGGACTCCATGCATGCTGTCACTGGGGCTTATGCGACTGCGTTGTTTGAGGGACGGTTGGGTGCGCCTGCGGGCACCGTCATGAACGGTACGCCCCTAGAAGACTTTGGCGGCGGACATCCTGACCCTAACCTGGTCTATGCCCATGAGCTAGTAGAGATCCTGTTTGGGGAGAACGCGCCAGATTTTGGGGCAGCTTCCGATGGGGATGGCGATCGCAATATGATTCTGGGTCGTAATTTCTTCGTCACTCCTAGCGACAGCCTTGCTATTCTTGCCGCCAATGCTCACTTGGTTCCAGGCTATAGCACTGGATTAGCAGGTATCGCCCGTTCCATGCCCACTAGCCAAGCTGCCGACTTAGTGGCAAAGCGGCTCGGCATCGACTGCTACGAAACGCCAACGGGCTGGAAGTTTTTTGGCAATTTGTTAGATGCAGACAAAGCCACCCTTTGTGGCGAGGAAAGCTTCGGCACTGGCTCAAACCACATCCGCGAAAAAGACGGACTGTGGGCAGTACTGTTCTGGCTCAACATTTTGGCGGTGCGTCAAGAGTCGGTGGAACAAATTGCCCAGAGCCACTGGCAACTCTACGGACGTAACTATTACTCGCGGCACGACTACGAAGGCGTGGACAGCGATCGCGCTCAGCAATTAGTCGATCGCCTTCGTCAACTTGATCTGAAGGGCAAGCAATATGGACGCTACGAAGTCGAATTTGCTGATGACTTCAGCTACATCGATCCCATTGATGGCAGCATCAGCCAGAAGCAGGGCATTCGGGTCGGCTTTACCGACGGCTCTAGAATTGTCTACCGCCTATCGGGAACAGGCACCCAGGGCGCAACCCTGCGGCTTTACGTCGAGAGCTATGAGCCAAATGTGGCAAAGCAGAACCAAGATACACAGTTGGCGCTAGGAGAATTAATCTCGATCGCCAATGAAATTGCCCAAGTGCGAGAATTGACGGGGCGCGAACAACCCACGGTAATTACATAAAGGCTCTATTCGTTGAGTCCCCAATCTGTACGTTGATAGATTGGGGATTTAACTCCCAAATGACCTAACGTTGATTAGGGTAATTAGGTGACAAGACGGCAGATTTCGGCGATAGTGCTCAACCATTTGTCCCGTGTCCATCAGTTGTTTACTAATAATTATGAATCGTCAAAACTTATGCCCATAAGCGCTGAATTGGGTAGGCATCAAGTACTACATCTTGACTCACTAACGTATAGGAGTGGTAAATGGCTTGGGCAACAAGCATTCGGTCGAACGGATCTCGATGATGTAGAGGCAAGGCAAGATAACACTCTGTAGGCGCAAATGCGATCGGCAGAATTTTGATATCAAAACTCATCAAAAGATTGGGCAAGTGGTGAAATGGAAACTCAAGCTCCGACTTGCCTAGTCCATGCTTAATGGCAATTTCCCATAAACTAGCAATGCTCAAGTACAGATTGTTCCCTGTTACTTCAAGTATTTCTCCCACTGCCGGACTGAGGTTTGGGCTATCTTGCAAATACCAAAGAGCAGCATGAGTATCTAAAAGTAAATTCATCGTTACATGTAGTCTTTTAGATCCTCTAATGGTTCGTCAAAGTCATCTGCAATCTTAATCTTACCCTTCAAAATGCCAAGGGCGCCCCGTCTCGCTGGTTTTTCTGTTGCGGCAAGTGTCTTTGAATGCTGCGCAACGAGAGCCTCTACATAATGCAGAACATCTTCTTTGAGAGATTCGGGTAGTTTCTCCAGGTTGTCAAGGATTGCAGTTTCTAACATAGGTGTTGCTTCCATGCGAGTACCACCAACATTATCGTAGATGAGAATACTGCTGATTTCAGCACAGATTTCTCCTATGTTCAACTTCTGGCGCAACCCCGCGCCTGAGCCAGTGCCCCAATCTCCTGCCCGATCGCCAAACGGCTTAAGTTTCCTAACCTAGCAGTGCCTGAAATGCTTTACTTTCTCGAATGCCATCAAAACTAGCATCGGTGTGTGCCATGACGCGGCAAAGGTGGGGGCTAAGGACGATCGCGCGGTGAATACTCTTTACTGCCATCTCGCCATTCTGTTGCAGCGCATAGGAACATGCCTTCCCATACCAGGCATTCGGATTGTCAGTTTTGTGCTGGAGCGAGGTGTCAAAACTGGCGATCGCCTCTGGGTGGCGATTCAGCTTTGTCAATACTACCCCTCGATAGTTCCAGGCATAGTGGCAGGTAGGCTTATTCTTCAGAGCTTGCTCTAAACTTTCCAGCGCCTCTTCATACTGCCGCAAAGTCGCTAGCGCTACTGCTCGGCTAAACCACCCCCGATAATAGGTTGGGTTCAGTGCCGTGGCTTTATCAAAGCAAGGTAAAGCTTCCTTGTAGCGGTAGAGGGTAGAGAGCGTATGACCTTTGTTGTACCAGGCTTTTGCATCGTGGGGGTCAAATTTAAGCACCTTATTAAAACTGGCGATCGCTCCCTCTGGATCACCGAGTTTTGCTTGGGCTGTCCCTTTACCCAGCCAAGCTAGGCTGTACTTAGGCTGAAGCTTCAAAGCTTGTTCAAAACTGGCGATCGCCTCTTCATGAAACCCCATCTCATACTGCGCGCATCCCCGCCAGCACCAGGCTTGGAAATGCTGAGGCTCACAGGCAAGTAACTTGTCAAAGCGATCGATCGCGCTGTCATAGCGCCTGATGCTAAAGAGTGTATTGCCCTGAGAAAACCAGGTTTGCAGATCTTGCGGTTGAACCATCGCCAATATTAAAGTTGGGGATAAATTTTGGGATTGAATTTCGAGATAAATGCGACTATGACATCAAGTATTCCCGATTTTATTCTGGCTGTCTCACCTTACGCCCTCTCACACCGCCCTACTGCTTCAATGGCTGCTTCCAGGGCGATCGCCACATGCGTCCAATGTGTTCCCCCCTGGCAAAACACAATGTACGGCTCCCGCAATGGTCCATCTGCCGAAAATTCTGAAGTACTGCCATCAATAAACGTGCCTCCCGCCATGACTAGCTCACTCTCATATCCCGGCATATTGGCAGGCACAGGGCTGAGGTACGAGCCGATCGGCGAATACTGCTGAATTGCATGGCAAAAAGCAATTACTTTCTCTGGAGAACCCAGCTTAATGGCTTGAATCACGTCGCGGCGGGGAGCTATGGGCAATGGATTGACTGGATAGCCCAATGTTTGAAAGACTTGAGCCACTAGATGATTCCCTTTCATGGCTTCGCCCACCATCTGAGGAGCCAGAAAAAGCCCCTGGAACAGCAGACGATTCTGGTCAAAGGTCGCTCCCCCCTCGCTGCCAATTCCAGGAGCCGTGAGGCGACACGCTGCCATCTCAACTAAATCCGATCGCCCTGCCACATAGCCACCCGCCGTAACAATCGTGCCTCCCGGATTCTTGATTAGCGATCCGGCAATTAAATCTGCTCCAACTGCTGGGGGTTCTCGGTCTTCAACAAATTCGCCGTAGCAGTTATCGACAAAGCAAACGGTGTTAGGGTTCTGTTGCTTGACCAGGTAGACAATTTTTTCAATATCCGCGATCGCCAAGCTCGATCGCCAAGCATACCCACACGATCGCTGGATCAAAACTAGGCGAGTTTCTGGGCGCACCGCTGTTGCCAAAGCCTGCCAATCGATCGCCCCAGCTGCCGTGAGTTCCAACTGCCGATAAGTGATACCAAAGTCCTTTAAAGAACCTTGATTGGTTCCCCGCAAACCAATCACTTCTTCTAATGTGTCGTAGGGGGCACCTGCCACCGCCAGCATTTCATCGCCAGGACGCAGCACACCATAAAGCGCAGCCGCGATCGCATGGGTACCTGAAACAAACTGCACCCGTACCGCCGCCGCCTCAGATCCCATCACTTCAGCAAAAATGCGATCGAGAACCTCGCGCCCCAAATCATCGTGCCCATAGCCCGAAACTCCAGCAAAATGCTGCACTCCCACCTGATGCCGCCGAAAGGCTGTTAAAACTCGTCGAAGATTTTCCTTGACCTGCGCGTCAATACCAGAAAAAATCTGTGATAGTCCCTGTTCTGCTTGTTGAAGCTGCTCAAAGCTGCTCATCATACTCGACTCTCTATCTCCCGGATGGTTTACAGCATTTAGAAACCCGGTAATTTTAGACCTTTGGACGGATATTACCCTCCTACTCTGCTATTTCACGTAGCAAATCTAAAATCTACCCTCTAGAATCTAAAATGGGTCTCACCTGCGGGGTCTATTGTCGCGCGGATCGGGGTTCACATTCACATTAGAGATTAATGCATGACGACAACTGCGACTACAACAAAACTTCCCTACGATTGGGCGGTCATCATCTTTATGGCGATCATTCACTTCGTGGCACTCTTTGCCTTACTGCCCGCGAATTTTAGCTGGGTTGGAATTGGGCTGGCTGTTTTTTTGCACTGGGTTACGGGTGGCTTAGGCGTGACATTGGGCTGGCATCGGCTGGTAACCCATCGCAGCTTTCAGGCTCCCAAGTGGCTAGAGTACTTTCTAGTGTTTTGTGGAACTCTGTCAGTGCAGGGCGGACCAATCTGGTGGGTCGGTTTACACCGCCATCACCATGTTTTCTCTGACCAAAACCCTGATCATCATGATTCTACCAAGGGCTTTTGGTGGAGCCACATGGGGTGGATGTTCCACGATGTGCCCGTAGAGAATGAAATCCCTCGGTTTACAAAAGATATTGCTGACGATCGCTTCTACCAGTTCCTCGACAAGTATTTCTTCCCTATTCAGCTTGTCTTTGCCGCTTTCCTCTTTGGAATTGGCACGCTATCAGGCAACGGCTGGACGTTCTTGCTGTGGGGTGTCTTTGTCCGTCTAGTGCTGGTTTATCACACCACCTGGCTGGTCAACAGTGCTACTCACAAGTTTGGTTACCGCACCTACGACTCTGACGACGCTTCTACCAACTGTTGGTGGGTGGCGCTTCTGGCGTATGGCGAAGGCTGGCACAACAACCACCACACTTACCAATACTCGGCACGGCACGGCATGAAATGGTGGGAAATTGATGCAACCTGGATGATGATTCGCCTCCTCCAACTGGTGGGCTTGGCGAAAAAAGTGAAATTGGTTGAAAACTCGCAACCATCTGTGTAGAAATCTGTTTCTTTAAAATCTAGTTATCAAACGAGAGGGCTAAGTTAGAATTCTGACTCTGCCCTCTCTCTTTTTGCACCATCATGCTCTAAGCTCTATTACAAGATTTGAGCTAGCTTCAAAACAAACCCGGGCAGCACAGTTTCGCCCGACAACTGCATTGGAGCGTCAAGCACGTCCTTTTCGCACCCTTGCCGATAAACCTCAACTTGTTTTCCGTAAGGGTTGAGTAAAAAGCCTAGTCGGACACCATTATTGATGTACTCTTGCATTTTGTCTTGAAGCGATCGCAGGCTATCAGTCTTAAAGCGCAACTCAATCACAAAATCAGGACAAATAGGTGGAAAGGTTTCTTGCTGTTCAGACGAAAGCTGATTCCAGCGCTCTAGAAGAATCCAAGCAGCATCGGGCGATCGAAATGCGCCGTTAGGCAGCTTAAACATTGTCGAAGAGTCAAACGCAACGCCTGTGCCATCTGCATCGGCCCAGCTTTCTACCCTGTGAGAAATTTTTATGTTGCGATTTCCACTCATTCCACCTGTTGGCGACATAACAACCAGTTCTCCCACCGAGGTCATTTCTAACTTAGTTTCTGGATTGGACTCACAGAGTCGACAAAACTGCTCAGGCGTGAGTTTTACAACCGATTCAAGATTCAAAGTAATCGGAATCATGGCTTAACTTGCTCCACCTTCGCTATCACTATTCTCAATCCTAGACAATCCCATTGCCCTGCACAATATGTCTCACAGTCGTCAAGGTTTCCAGGCTAATTAACCCTCGCCGATGCCCCTTCTGGTTCGACATCCCTAAAGCTACAGCACTTCCCCGCTTAGGACTTCGGTAAAACCTTGGCGTTGCGTTGATATATGTCATAGCACTATTGATTCCTAGGGCAAACTGGCGGCTTTCTTGGTACGACTCCGTGGCGAGACAGTCGGCATGACCGCTGCTGTATTGATTAATCCAGGTGATCGCGGTTTCCAAACCGTCTACACTTTTGAAGGCGATCGCCCTATTTAAACGGGGCTGTCCCCAGTCTGCCTGACTCACCGTACCTGTCAATATTTCTGGAAACTCTGCCGCCAGAATCTCATCGCCTCGCAGTTCAAACCCCTGTTCTTTCAGACTGTTCCACAGCATTGTTAAAGAAGTCGGGCTGTGATAACGACTAATCAGCACTTTTTCAATAGCATTGACGGGTTCAGGCTCACTTTTATAGCTATCTAAAATCATCCAGCGGGCAATATCCAAGCTGCCTGTGGGCGACCAATACAGATAACAATTGCCGATCGCCGTTTGCAAGACTGGAGCCGTAGCTTGCCGCATCACCTGCTGCACTAACTGAGGGCGACCGTAGGGAATCACTAGGTTAATATGTTGGTCTTGAGTGACCAGTTCTCGAATCAAATCGCCCTGTTCTGAGGGCAAAAGCTGCACGCAATCAATGGGCAAGTCTGTGTCTTCAAGGGCAGCTTGAATAATATTAGCGATCGCTTGGTTGGAGTGACTGGCTTCAGGGCTGCCCCGCAAAATTAGGCTATTGCCCGTACGGATGCAAAGTCCAGCCGCGATCGCCCCCAACTCAGGTAACGCCTCATAAATCAGTGCAATCACTCCCAAAGGCATTAGCTGGCAATAGGTCTGGCATTGATCGACCTGATAAGACGGAATATTCAGCACCTGCTGAATGGGGTCAGACGTTTCGCTGAGACGATGAAGCGCCCGTCCGACAATTTGAAGCCGCTCAGGGGTAAGCCTCAGCCAATCTAAAATCAAATCAGGCACCGCCATCTCGCGGCTGGCTTCCAAATCGAGGGTATTTGCTTCTAAAATGTCGTCCTGTCGCTTCAACAATGCCTCAGCCATCAGTTGCAGGGCACGACTTCGGTCTGTCCCCTTTTTAGCTGCCAGTTCTAAGGAGGACTGATGGGAACGGTAGGTATTAACAGTTAAATTAGGTGAGGCGTTCAAGGCAGTTTTGGCGGTGTTTATCGTCTACAGGCTAACCACAGCATTAAGCCTAGCATTACGCATAGCACCAATGTTGCTGCTGCCACCCGAAAGGCAATGTTGGCGCTCAACGGCGATTGTAATAGGGTTAATAAAATTAAGAACCCTATTACAAAAACACTGACTAGCATCAGAGGCAAATAATCTCTGCCTAAACTCGATCGCGCGACTGTCCACTGATGTCCTGTCCAACGCCAAGTGCGCTTGTAGGGATAATTGGTCGAAAGCTGCTCAATAATATAGCCATTTTCCTGAACCACAAAAATTTGCTGACAGCGATCGCATCCAAACGCATCGGTTAACGCAATCGGAGTCAGTCGACCCCGCCGACGGCAAGGACAGGGATATTCGGCTTTAAGGTCAATCTTCTGAACTTTTTGAGATTGCACGGGCATCTATAAATAAGGTTTTATTCAGTAGCGATCGAAGCCATGACGATGAGATAGGCAATGAGCGAGGCACGATTATTTTCTACACCCTAGCGAGATTCTGTTGACTTTGCCAGGCTGCTGGTGGGGACAGAAAGGATGTTTAAAATCTAGCTTAAGACGGCTAGCTAAAGGGGATTTTATACTGTTTCTACGATGGGGTGAAACTTTGCCTTGTCATTAAGGCTGGGGATCATGAGCGGCTCTAGCTGACTCAGCAAATTGAGCAAAAATGATTTCGCTCAGGCTTCAGAAAGTTTATGATTCGGATCGGGCAATTTATAGTAAAAAATTAATGTTCAGAGTTGCAACTCGTGGTTTTTCTCAAGAATTTGAGCGATGGACTGACGCCCTAGAAGCAGGCAAGGCGCTCATTCCTCAATGCAAAAGTTTATTGCAAGATATCCGGATTTTTGATGGGGATCAATTGGTCTGGGTTTATAGTCGATCGCACACCTTCCCACAATTCGTAGGTGCAGGCAATTACAATCGATTGGCGCGGATGTTTATCGCTGAAGCGATCGCCGAACAAGAAGCAAGCGAGGATTGAATTTAAAGTTTTCCTTTAACTTAATTTCTTTACACTTCTTTACGCAATGTCACTTTTAAGAAGATTGTATGAATTTAATCTGAGGCAAGTGAATCAACTGTCAGTGTAACTAAAGCATCTTTTTATACAATGCTTGTTTGGACTTTATAAAGATAGGTCGTCTCAGTCGAGCGATCGCCCGATTCAGTCACACTTCTAGAATTTTCATCTATCTTTCGTAGCCGTCTTCTCTAGTAGCATTTGTAATCTAGCCAAATAAATCTACTGTTTCATTCCATAAAGTGATTGCGCCATTACTCAACTGATAAAGCTATAACAGTTTAGAAACGGGTGCTATCAAACCTTGTCTAAGTGACCATACTTAAAACCTGAATCGCCTTAATCAACGCAGTAGGTTATGTCCATAGTGGAAAGCTTCTCCATGAAAAAGCCATTGGCTCCCGTTTGGATTAATTTTTGGTTTTGGTCTGGTTTATCTAGCGTTACTCTGGCAATTTGCGGCTCAGGATTATTGATCCAACCTGCTGCGGCTCAAGACGTACAGAACCCTACCCAAAACCCTAGCCCAGGGCAGAATATCCAGAACCCCATTATTAACGCCATCATTGATGTTGGGGTGGTGCAGCGGTTTGGGTCTGCTACCGATGATGTGATTACTCTTAAGCCTGTAGAAGGCGATCGCCTCACCCTAAAATTTGCCGATCAAGGGGTTCCTAAAAAGATCGTCACTGCCAACGAGGTCACGTTAAATGTTACTTTGCAGCCTTTGCCTGAACCGCAGGTCAAAGAGCGGGTCGTTTTAAGCAGTCATCGCAGCTTTGAAAGTGCCGAAGATAGCGCGAATCAATGGAAGTCTAAGGGGATTGACGTAGAGCTAGCTCAACCCCGACAGTGGCAAGTTTGGGCAAAGCGAGAAACCTACAAAACCCCGCTACTGCGTCGATTATTGATGCAGAACTTGCGCGCTAATGGCGCAACGATCGCTTTTATTGACTCGAAGTTGGAGACACAAGCCCCCAAAGCAACCTTCACAACAGGCGGCAATCGCTACCAGCGGGACGATTTGGTGATTGATGCGGGGAGCGATCGCGTGGAAGTGACCTTCAACCACGAAGACCATGGGCGGCGGGTATACGGCGGCGACCTCAAGCTTCAGCCCAACGCTTACGGCACCTATACCCTGGTCAACCAAGTCCCGATCGAAACTTATCTGCGAGGCGTTGTTCCTAACGAAATTGGAGCCAGCGCCCCTCCCACTGCCATTGAGGCACAGGCAATTTTGGCTCGAACCTATGCGCTGCGAAACCTGCGCCGCTTTGCCATTGATAACTACCAAATGTGTGCCGACACTCAGTGTCAGGTTTACTACGGACTTTCTGGCTCAGCGCCTGAGTCAGACCGGGCGATCGCGGCTACGGCTGGGCAAGTATTGACCTACCAGAATGAATTGGTTGATGCCCTCTACTCCTCGACTACGGGCGGCGTTACTGCGCCCTTTAGCAATGTCTGGAACGGTGCCGATCGTCCCTACCTTCAAGCCGTTGTGGACTCGGCAGAAAACGTTTGGGATCTCTCAGCTAAGCCCCTGACCGATGAAGCCAACTTCCGGGCATTTATAGCCGAAAAGAAAGGCTTTAACGAGGCAAGCTGGGATTATTTCCGTTGGCGAACCAATAGCACTTTGGCAGAACTCTCCCAAGACCTAAGAAGTTATCTGCAAAGCAAGCAGAGTCCGCTGGAAGACTTCACAAAAATTCAGGATATTAAAGTACTAGAGCGATCGCCTGCCGGACGAGTTCAGCAGATGTCTGTCACCACCGATAAAGGTGTCATTCAACTTGAGAAAGACGAGATTCTACGCGCATTCTACGCGCCTAGCAGCACCCTCTTTTACCTCGATCCAATCTACGAGGTATCTACGAAAGCGCTGAAAGCACCTAAAATCATTGGGACAGCCCCTCAAAAGCAAGTATCCCGTCCTGCCATCCAAGCGGCTCCCAAAGTTTTGAAGGGCTATGCTTTTGTCGGTGGCGGTTTTGGGCATGGTGTGGGCATGAGCCAGACTGGGGCTTACCACTTAGGCGATTTAGGCTGGTCGAGCAGCCGCATTCTTAGCTTCTATTATCCGGGCACTCAACTTCAGAACCTTAATCCCTCCATTGTCTTTTGGCAAAACCCATAGGTTTATAAGCTGAACTTGTTTATAGGCTGAATTTATTTACAAGCTCAACTTGTTCATAAGCGGAACTTAATGGAACTTCGGAAAATTCCTGTGACAAGGGTGTGGTACGCTACTGGCGATCGCGCTGGAAATCGTTGTCACTCGACAAAAAATGCCAGGGGTGATTGTTGTCGAAAAAAGTGATTGTTGTAGAAAAAGCAGGGCATCAGGAAAGGCTATGGCAAAGCAGAAGGTGGGGTTACTGTTTGGAGGCTGCTCAGGAGAACACGAAGTCTCCATTAAATCAGCCAAGGCGATCGCCCAAGCCCTCACCACGCCGCTCAACACTGCCCGATACGACCTGGCTCTTTTCTACATTCAAAAAGACGGCGTTTGGCAAGGCAGCAAAGTTGCAGAACAAGTTCTTGCCTCTGGTCAGGCGTTTCAGCCAATCTTTGACTCTTCTCAACCGCCCTCTTTCCGTCAACAGCGCTGGACATTTCCGCCCGAAGTTGCTGAAATCGATGTTTGGTTCCCTATTCTTCATGGCCCCAACGGTGAAGACGGTACGGTTCAAGGCTTGCTGAAGTTGATGCAGGTGCCCTGTGTTGGTTCGGGTGTTTTAGCATCGTCGGTGGGCATGGATAAACTGGCGATGAAAGATATTTTTGCTCAAGCTGGGCTGCCCCAGGTTAAGTATTTACCTGTGACTCGTCGGCAGGTTGGAGATGCAGGGGAATCTGCCAAAATCTGCGATCGCATCGAAGCCGAGTTAGGCTACCCGTGTTTTGTTAAACCTGCCAACCTGGGTTCTTCTGTGGGGATTGCTAAGGTTCGCACCCGTCCTGAACTGGAAGCTGCGTTAAATCATGCTGCCACGCTCGATCGCCGCCTGATTGTCGAAGCCGGGGTGATTGCCCGCGAGATTGAATGTGCGGTTTTGGGCAACGATCAGCCGCAAGCCTCTGTGGTGGGTGAAATTACCTTTAAGAGCGACTTTTACGACTATGAAACCAAATACACTCCGGGCAAAGCCGACTGGTTTATTCCGGCTCCTCTTCCTGCCGCGATCGCCACTCAAATTCAAGAAATGGCAATTCAAGCCTTCACTGCCCTAGATGGCGCAGGCATCAGCCGCGTAGATTTCTTTTACGTAGAAGCGACGGGAGCGGTGCTGATTAACGAAGTCAATACAATGCCTGGTTTTACAGCTACTAGCATGTATCCCCAACTGTGGGCAGCGAGTGGAATTCCTTTTTCAGATTTGGTCGATCGGCTGGTGCAATTGGCGATCGAACGAGGCAAGACTTGATAAAACTCTTTGTCTGGCGGCGGGGAAGCCTGCCTGGTGGATGATTTTGTGCTTGGTTCTCTTTGGTTAACCTAGTGGTGTCGATTATTCTCTGGGTGTCTGTGACAAAGCGGTTAGGTAAGTCTCCTTGGTTGCTTCTACGGTTCCTCGTGCCGCTTGTCAATATGGCGCTGATTGGCTATTTGGCGTTTGCTTAAACCACTGCCCTTGATTTTAAAGGTATATAGACCTAAAGACGATCGCCTCCCATAAGTTGAGAGGCGATCGTCTTTTCATCCCTGCTAAAATTGGAGAGAACGGTAAATTGCTCTCTCCCAGTGCCCAGGGTTTGATATGAAACAGTCTAAGAACGTTCATAGAAAAAAGCTTTTCCTGGGGTTGGTGCGCCGCTACCCTGTTGCCTCTGTTGTTGGTTTATGGATGACTTTATTGTTCTTGGCAGGGCTTTCTACGGCTGCACTCATGAACGTAAATCATAGCCAAACAACCCAAACAACCCAGATTTCTGCAACGGAGCCTTCGACCTCTCTACTCACGCAGCCTGCCACAGTAGAACAACCCAAACAGGTATTGCCGTGGTTGTCGTTTGGGGCGATCGCTTTAAGCTGCACTTTAGGTTGCCTCATGCTTTCCCAAAGCTTTCGTTCGGCTGGCTATCAACCCGTTCAACGTAAACCTTTTAAGGCTAGAAGCTTTACGCCTCTAAAATCAGCCGAAGCAGATCGCCAAGATGCCCCTGTTGCTGCCGAGCGATCGCAGCCCAACGAATCATCTAGTACGCCATTCGCGACTTCAGTTACAGTTGTGCCTACCCAACAAAATCATCCGCTCGATTGGGACGAACCTAGCCTTGCAGACAGTCTTGATATGCGCCAACGACGACCTTTGTCTCACTGGCTTTAATCTCAGATAGCTCGCTCCCCTAAGGGAGTTGCGTGAAAATAAAACACTAGTGAGATGCATTGGCTTTTTAGCCCCCTAAATCCCCCATTCTGGGGGACTTTGACAGGTTCGGAAGTCCCCCAGAATGGGGGATTTAGGGGGCGGTTCGGGGCGTTATTTAATCGCAACTCCCTAAGGTCTTGCATACAGAAAGTCAGGGTTGGATTACTTTTGATTGTAGCCAATGACTACGGAATTAAATTTTGAGATGCGCGATCGCTGACTTTACAAAGGTTTCTGCTCGTTGCTGACTCTGACGCAAACTTTCCTCAAGGCGATCGCACATCTGCATCAGTTCATCTACTTTAGTTACAATGCGCTTTTGTTCAGCAAGAGGTGGGAGGGGAA belongs to Timaviella obliquedivisa GSE-PSE-MK23-08B and includes:
- a CDS encoding SpoIID/LytB domain-containing protein; this translates as MKKPLAPVWINFWFWSGLSSVTLAICGSGLLIQPAAAQDVQNPTQNPSPGQNIQNPIINAIIDVGVVQRFGSATDDVITLKPVEGDRLTLKFADQGVPKKIVTANEVTLNVTLQPLPEPQVKERVVLSSHRSFESAEDSANQWKSKGIDVELAQPRQWQVWAKRETYKTPLLRRLLMQNLRANGATIAFIDSKLETQAPKATFTTGGNRYQRDDLVIDAGSDRVEVTFNHEDHGRRVYGGDLKLQPNAYGTYTLVNQVPIETYLRGVVPNEIGASAPPTAIEAQAILARTYALRNLRRFAIDNYQMCADTQCQVYYGLSGSAPESDRAIAATAGQVLTYQNELVDALYSSTTGGVTAPFSNVWNGADRPYLQAVVDSAENVWDLSAKPLTDEANFRAFIAEKKGFNEASWDYFRWRTNSTLAELSQDLRSYLQSKQSPLEDFTKIQDIKVLERSPAGRVQQMSVTTDKGVIQLEKDEILRAFYAPSSTLFYLDPIYEVSTKALKAPKIIGTAPQKQVSRPAIQAAPKVLKGYAFVGGGFGHGVGMSQTGAYHLGDLGWSSSRILSFYYPGTQLQNLNPSIVFWQNP
- a CDS encoding D-alanine--D-alanine ligase, whose product is MAKQKVGLLFGGCSGEHEVSIKSAKAIAQALTTPLNTARYDLALFYIQKDGVWQGSKVAEQVLASGQAFQPIFDSSQPPSFRQQRWTFPPEVAEIDVWFPILHGPNGEDGTVQGLLKLMQVPCVGSGVLASSVGMDKLAMKDIFAQAGLPQVKYLPVTRRQVGDAGESAKICDRIEAELGYPCFVKPANLGSSVGIAKVRTRPELEAALNHAATLDRRLIVEAGVIAREIECAVLGNDQPQASVVGEITFKSDFYDYETKYTPGKADWFIPAPLPAAIATQIQEMAIQAFTALDGAGISRVDFFYVEATGAVLINEVNTMPGFTATSMYPQLWAASGIPFSDLVDRLVQLAIERGKT